The Eikenella corrodens genome segment GCTGTACAGCAAAATAAATTTGTGCGGTGACTGATTTTGCGCATAAGTAAAACTGGTATGCAACCCTCGGAGTTGTTCTGCATATTTCAACAAGACCGGTAAATCTATCATACCGAGCCCTCCTGCAAACCCCGAACTACCTCTGATGCATCCCAATCCAAAGCCCGACAGTATTCGATAAATTCAAATATATCCATCCGTCTGTCACCTGTTTCCACTTTTCCTACGAACGAATGCACCACATCCATCCGTTCCGCCAACGCACGTTGTGACAACCCCAAATCCAGGCGTCGCCGGATAAGGAGCTGTCGCAATTTCGTATGTTCCTTGGAATGAACCGACAGCCGGATGTTCTTCATTGCACCGATTTTAGGTACAATCATGGATGCACCTGTTTTCGGTGCAAATGAGAAAATGTATGAAGGTTATCCCCATAAATACAGCTGATCCGTTTGAGGCTATACGCCAAAATATCACTGAAGAATATTTGAGCGAAACACAGCACTACCCTTGGATTGTTACCTTTTCAGGCGGCAAGGACAGTACCCTTGTCGCCCATTTGGTGTTTGACATGCTGCTTTCGCTGCCGCCGATGCTTCGGATGCGGCAGGTATTTTTCGTGTCCAACGACACGCTGGTGGAAAGTCCGCTGGTGGTGAAACACATGCGCCAATCTTTGGCAGAAATCCTGCGCGCCGCTGAAATTTTCAGGCTGCCCGTTAGCGGCGAAATTACCGTGCCGAAATTGCAGGACACCTTTTGGACTCTACTCATAGGCAAAGGCTACCCCACGCCTAACCGCTCAATGCGCTGGTGTACCGATCGCCTGAAAATTCAGCCTACTAGCGGCTACATCCTGCAAAAAGTAAACGAAAATGGCAAAGCCATCATCGTGCTGGGTGTGCGTAAAGACGAATCCGTCACCCGAAAGGCCAGTATCGAAAACCACCAAAACTTGGAAAACAGCAACCTGACTCCGCACAGCGATCTGAAAAATGCGTTGGTGTACCGACCAATTGCCGATTTGAGTACCGACGACGTGTGGGAATTCCTTGCTGCCAACGACCCGCCCTGGGGCGGCACGCACAACGGTTTAATCAAGCTCTACCGCGAAGCCGCCGGCGGCGAATGCCCGATTGTGCTGTCGCAGGAAGAAGCCCCCGGTTGCGGCACCAATTCCAGCCGCTTCGGCTGCTGGACGTGCACGGTGGTCAATAAGGACAAAAGCCTGCAAGGTTTTGTGGATGCGGGGAAAACTGAATTCACACCGTTAATCGAATACCGCGACTGGCTGGTGGACATCCGCAACAAACCCGAATACCGCCAGGCCGAACGGCGCAACGGAAAACTCACGTTCAAAGGCGGAAAACACATCCCCGGCCCGTTCACCATCACGGCGCGGCAGGAAATGCTGGCGAAGCTGCTGGACGTGCAGGCTGCTTTCGGCGAAGAACTGATTTCGCAGGAAGAAATCGACCTAATCAAGCAGATTTGGACGGAAGATATTTTGAAACAAGGAGACAGACGATGAACCCGGAAACCAAAGCACAAATTGCCGACCTGCTGCTGTGGCGCGACCCCGACGCGCGCTATTTGCTGGAAGCGGCCGCCAAAAAACACAATATCAAAATAGAAGCGGCGGCGGAACTTCTTGCTTGGGCGCGCCAGGTGCGGCGCAAGGGTGACAAATACGGCGGCATGAAGCAGAAGCTGGACAAAATCTTCGAACAACAGGATTTATGGGGGAAATAAGGTGTATATCAAACGGATAAAACTGAAAAATTTCAAATCCTACGCCGAAGCCGAATTTGAATTTCCCCCGCCAGAAAAAGGGCGAAACCTGATTTTGGTCGGGGCGGAAAACGGGCACGGCAAAACCACGCTGCTGGAAGCGATTTACCTGTGCCTGTACGACAAAGACGCGATTGCCAATTTCCAACGCGCCGGACTGGGTGACAGCAAATTCAAATACCATGACTTCATCAGCCAGTCGCTGTACAAGGAGGCCGCCACCCAAATGGCCAGATCCTACGAAATGGTGCTGGAAATGGATTTAATGAAAACCGGCGCATTCGACGAACAGGGCATCCGCATCGTCCGCAAATGGCATTTCGACCATCACGGCCGTTATCGGGAAGAACATAACGAACTGATGCTGTATTCGTCCGACAAAGGCAGCCTGCAACCCGTTTCGGGCGAAGAAATCCAAGATTATTTAGAAGATTACGGCCTGCCGTCCGAATATTCCACGTTTTTCTTTTTTGACGGGGAACAGCTAGTCAATATCGCCAAACAGTTCGGCGCAGGCGGCTGGATGAGCGGTGCGCTGAACAAACTTTTAGGCATCGACCTGCTTAAAGCCTTGCAGGCAGACGTGAAGAAATACGGGCAGGAACTATACAGCGAAAAGGCGGGTGGCCGGCAGAAAGAGCAGCTTGCCGAAGCCGAACGCCGTTTTCAGACGGCCTCCGAAGAATTGGCGCGCCACACCGAAACCCTGCAACAGTGGCAGCGGCAGAAGCAGGAAGCTGAAGCCAGGCAGGACAATTTGCAGACGCGGTTGCGGGGCGCGGGCAGCACGCAGCATTCCAAAGAGCTGATTGCCCAAATCGAACAGTGTGAAGCCGAAACCGCCCGACTGAACCAAAGCATTCAGGCAGCCTTGTTGGCCTTGCCGCTTGCCCTGCTACCTGAAAGCGATATCGCCGCCCTGAAAACGCAGCTTCACGGTGATTACCGCCGCCTGCTGCACGAGCAGGGCAAAGAGCAGAACGCGCACCGGTTGGAAGAATTCTGGCAGGCGTTTTCCACCAATCCCAACACGCTGGAACTACTGACGCCGAAAATCCTGAAAGACGAACTGCTCAAACGTGCTCTGAACGAATCATGGAACGTTCTGTTCGACAAACTGCCGCCAGATGCGTCTGACCCCATGCAGCACAATTACTTGGACGATGCAGGCTTTCAGGCGGCCTCCGACAACATTGCCCGCATCACATCGCCCGACAACGACCTCGGCAGCCTGAACAAAGAGAAAAACCGTCAGGAAACCAAACTGGCCGAGCTGAAACGCCGCTATGAACAGCAGGAAGACAGCCTTGCCGATTCCGACCGTCTGCGCGAAGAATTGGAGCGCGTTCAGAAAGAGCTGGCCGAAGCTAACCAAAAACTCGGTGGTGCGCAAAACAGCATCGAGCGCAGCCAAACCGAAGCCAACCGCTTGAAAACCGACTGGGAAACCCTGCAACAGGCACTGATAGACAGCCTGCCCAAACAGCAAAAAGCCGAACGCGCCGAAGCCGTGTGCCGCATGATAGACGACTTGGCCGTGCAACTGCGCCGCAGCAAACTGGACGCATTTCGTAAAACCGTAAGCAGCCTGCACAAGAAAATCGCCCATGACAAACAAATCGGCGACATCGAAATCGGCGAAGACGGCAGCCTGTCTCTGTACAGCCAAAACGGCACGGCCATCAACTTCCAGCCGCTTTCGCACGGAGAAAAGAAAATACTGGTGCTGACCCTGATTGCCGCGCTGGCCGAAATCACCGACTACCAAGTCCCCTTCGTGGTCGATACCCCGCTCACATCGTTGGACACGCGCCATTGCAACAATCTGGTGCAATACTGGATGAATTTGAACCGCCAAGTGATTATTCTGGTGCAAAGTGCCGAAATCGGATCCGAAGCCTATCAAAAGCTCAACGCACAGGGGCGTATCGGCAAAAGCTACCTTATCCGTTCGCAAAGCCTGCAAGGTGGCGGAAAACGTGCCACCGTTACCCCGCACGCCTATTTTGAATAAAGGGAAACGCCATGTACGAATTGGACGACGACAAAATCTGCAATGACAAATACTGGGTAACGTTGACTGAAAACACCCACATCAAATCCAGCGGCGAAGCGGCCAAAATTCTGAAACGGCTCGAAAGCGACGGCGTGCTGCCTAAAATGCAGAACCATGAATGGGCACGGCTGTGCATCGCCTTCTGCTTTGCCAAAACCAAAAATATCAAAGATTGGGAACAGAAACCCGGCATGGACGGTGGTTTGGAAATCGCATCGTTCAACACCTGCTTTAATCAAAACGGCAAAAAAGGCGAAGAAAAATTTTGGCTAGCCTACATCAGCCAGCGCATGTTTGACGAAGCGCCAGAACGGAAATTCACCAAAAAACACTTGTTTGCCTATATCCAACTGGCGTGGCACAACGGCGCGAAACTGTTGGAAGGGCGTTACCGGAAAGCCTTGGACTACTGCGACGGCAGCATCGTGGAAGCCAAAAAGATATTCTTTGACGAACTGGCCGGCCTGGCGGCGCAACACAGGGGCAGTGGTTCAGACGGTGCTGCCCCGGCCGTTTCAGGCAGTCTGCACTCCCCAAATCCTGTTTCAAACGGCATCGATTTGAGATCCTCTCCCGCCGCCAATCGGGAAATGGGCGAGAAAATCGTTGCCGCATTGCAGGGTATGGGCAAAGGAGTGAAAACCATAACATTTTTGGGACAGGGTGTGCGCTACGATAGCTATCTCATCCAATTTACCGACTATGCCGACTGGGACAAACTATACGACAGATTTTGTTCGGCAATGGGAATTCCCAAAGACAGCAGCACCGTACGCACGGAACAGTATGCGGGACTACCGCACGCCCATGAAATCAAAATACTCCGCCATGAAAATACCTGGCACAAACTGGAAAAGAATGATTTTGAATCGGCACTGAAACAATATCGCGGCGATTTCCTGATACCGTGTTGTATCGGTGCTGATGAGGACGGCAAGGCTGTTTTTGCCGATTTATATGAAGCGCCGCATATATTGGTGGGTGGCACGACGAGGATGGGCAAATCCGTGCTGGTTTCATCCATCATGAAAAGCCTTTTTGAGCTCAACCGTCAGGATAGTTTTGAAGCGGCGATATTTGATCCTGCTGCCAACTATTCCGTATTCAAAACCGCACCCAACCTGTGGCAGAGCGAAATACACGGGGAACGCAGTCGGTTTTTGTCTTTGCTGGAAAACCTTGTAGATGAAATGAACGGGCGGTTGGCACTTTTGCGTGAACACGATGCTGAAAAAATACAGCATCTGCCCGAAGAATATCGGCCAAAACTCCTCATTGTTTTGCTGGAGGAATTGGCGGCCTTGTTGGACACAGACAAAAATGCCGAAAAACCGATTATCCAAATGCTTCAAGAAGGTGCAAAAACCGGCATTCATATGCTTTTAGTAACGCAAGAACCCAATTCGCAAACATTCTCGTCCAAACTACTTGCCAATTTGCCCAGTCGGATTGCATTGCGCGTTGTTAAACCTGGCTCTTCACGCATGATTTTAGGCGAAGGCGGAGCGGAGTATTTAACCAGTAAAGGTGACCACTTAGTCAAATGGAATGGTGGCGCAGCACAGTTTTTACACGGGTATAATGTGTAGTTAAAGAGATATTAAGAGGCTACCTGAAAGCATACAAACTGCTTTTCAGGTAGCCTTTGTTTTGGTTGTGCCAAGGGTTATTTCAC includes the following:
- the dndC gene encoding DNA phosphorothioation system sulfurtransferase DndC, yielding MKVIPINTADPFEAIRQNITEEYLSETQHYPWIVTFSGGKDSTLVAHLVFDMLLSLPPMLRMRQVFFVSNDTLVESPLVVKHMRQSLAEILRAAEIFRLPVSGEITVPKLQDTFWTLLIGKGYPTPNRSMRWCTDRLKIQPTSGYILQKVNENGKAIIVLGVRKDESVTRKASIENHQNLENSNLTPHSDLKNALVYRPIADLSTDDVWEFLAANDPPWGGTHNGLIKLYREAAGGECPIVLSQEEAPGCGTNSSRFGCWTCTVVNKDKSLQGFVDAGKTEFTPLIEYRDWLVDIRNKPEYRQAERRNGKLTFKGGKHIPGPFTITARQEMLAKLLDVQAAFGEELISQEEIDLIKQIWTEDILKQGDRR
- a CDS encoding FtsK/SpoIIIE domain-containing protein — encoded protein: MYELDDDKICNDKYWVTLTENTHIKSSGEAAKILKRLESDGVLPKMQNHEWARLCIAFCFAKTKNIKDWEQKPGMDGGLEIASFNTCFNQNGKKGEEKFWLAYISQRMFDEAPERKFTKKHLFAYIQLAWHNGAKLLEGRYRKALDYCDGSIVEAKKIFFDELAGLAAQHRGSGSDGAAPAVSGSLHSPNPVSNGIDLRSSPAANREMGEKIVAALQGMGKGVKTITFLGQGVRYDSYLIQFTDYADWDKLYDRFCSAMGIPKDSSTVRTEQYAGLPHAHEIKILRHENTWHKLEKNDFESALKQYRGDFLIPCCIGADEDGKAVFADLYEAPHILVGGTTRMGKSVLVSSIMKSLFELNRQDSFEAAIFDPAANYSVFKTAPNLWQSEIHGERSRFLSLLENLVDEMNGRLALLREHDAEKIQHLPEEYRPKLLIVLLEELAALLDTDKNAEKPIIQMLQEGAKTGIHMLLVTQEPNSQTFSSKLLANLPSRIALRVVKPGSSRMILGEGGAEYLTSKGDHLVKWNGGAAQFLHGYNV
- a CDS encoding helix-turn-helix domain-containing protein, with translation MKNIRLSVHSKEHTKLRQLLIRRRLDLGLSQRALAERMDVVHSFVGKVETGDRRMDIFEFIEYCRALDWDASEVVRGLQEGSV
- a CDS encoding AAA family ATPase; translated protein: MYIKRIKLKNFKSYAEAEFEFPPPEKGRNLILVGAENGHGKTTLLEAIYLCLYDKDAIANFQRAGLGDSKFKYHDFISQSLYKEAATQMARSYEMVLEMDLMKTGAFDEQGIRIVRKWHFDHHGRYREEHNELMLYSSDKGSLQPVSGEEIQDYLEDYGLPSEYSTFFFFDGEQLVNIAKQFGAGGWMSGALNKLLGIDLLKALQADVKKYGQELYSEKAGGRQKEQLAEAERRFQTASEELARHTETLQQWQRQKQEAEARQDNLQTRLRGAGSTQHSKELIAQIEQCEAETARLNQSIQAALLALPLALLPESDIAALKTQLHGDYRRLLHEQGKEQNAHRLEEFWQAFSTNPNTLELLTPKILKDELLKRALNESWNVLFDKLPPDASDPMQHNYLDDAGFQAASDNIARITSPDNDLGSLNKEKNRQETKLAELKRRYEQQEDSLADSDRLREELERVQKELAEANQKLGGAQNSIERSQTEANRLKTDWETLQQALIDSLPKQQKAERAEAVCRMIDDLAVQLRRSKLDAFRKTVSSLHKKIAHDKQIGDIEIGEDGSLSLYSQNGTAINFQPLSHGEKKILVLTLIAALAEITDYQVPFVVDTPLTSLDTRHCNNLVQYWMNLNRQVIILVQSAEIGSEAYQKLNAQGRIGKSYLIRSQSLQGGGKRATVTPHAYFE
- a CDS encoding DNA modification system-associated small protein, with protein sequence MNPETKAQIADLLLWRDPDARYLLEAAAKKHNIKIEAAAELLAWARQVRRKGDKYGGMKQKLDKIFEQQDLWGK